The following are encoded in a window of Flavobacterium psychrotrophum genomic DNA:
- a CDS encoding ATP-binding protein: MNIYRLLYILLLLSFFNGNAQKGSFPEVLEIKSDTATYINLSPEKAQYFVEKQGKPLTLAEVQKPVNEVNFVPIKDSTFLGGTVLWVRYKIKNKTGSPLGITIPQGIRQADIYVSNDGAKWNHYITGTAVPYSKRDGYKRMREVRFTIPKDVEVMVYERDYNGFSPMGLKISVGIEKNVLENAHDNNEAYVLPIITASIMAGIFFLAFVFNIFFYTVVRERLYLMHSLLLFAMFIAYLHIPLRDFFFKENTVVPLITGFINRTFLFYLFVYTLLMILRTKKHYPKIYKVAVAGATVFLLASLYRNFFYDINFIVSTVFVIRIFLLLLLFGIIIADLFQKRSAAKLVALAIFPFILIFTFFLFTDIGVDPNEYFISFSIVWAVVTISWSLFNRYRYLQVQNAKHALDKERLAREKEEERNELIAKQNILLEQQVAQRTAALENSLAELKLTQNQLIQSEKMASLGELTAGIAHEIQNPLNFVNNFSDVSIELLQELKEEVEKGDTNEVNVIADDVMQNLEKIAHHGRRADGIVKGMLQHSRTSSGVKEPTDINALADEYLRLAYHGLRAKDKSFNAELVTDFGSSLAKANVIPQDMGRVLLNLFTNAFYATQQKTKLHTVNSSQPQLANYKPVITVSTKQVGNTVEITVTDNGTGIPDAIKDKILQPFFTTKPTGQGTGLGLSLSYDIVVKGHGGTIDILSEEGNFTTFTIKLPL; encoded by the coding sequence ATGAACATTTACAGATTATTATACATACTGCTATTATTGTCATTTTTTAACGGCAACGCACAAAAAGGCAGCTTTCCGGAGGTGCTTGAAATAAAATCAGATACGGCAACGTATATTAATCTGTCTCCTGAAAAGGCACAATATTTTGTTGAAAAACAAGGAAAGCCGCTAACTCTCGCAGAGGTACAGAAGCCTGTAAACGAAGTTAATTTTGTCCCGATAAAAGATTCTACCTTTTTAGGCGGTACTGTGCTATGGGTTCGCTACAAAATCAAAAATAAAACAGGATCACCCCTGGGCATTACTATACCCCAAGGTATCAGGCAGGCAGATATATATGTTAGCAACGATGGAGCAAAATGGAACCACTATATAACAGGAACAGCTGTCCCTTACAGTAAAAGAGATGGTTATAAAAGAATGCGCGAAGTGCGTTTTACCATACCAAAAGATGTTGAAGTTATGGTTTATGAGCGCGACTATAATGGCTTTAGTCCCATGGGGCTTAAAATATCTGTTGGTATCGAAAAAAATGTACTGGAAAATGCTCACGATAATAATGAAGCATATGTTTTACCCATAATTACAGCCTCTATTATGGCAGGCATATTTTTTCTTGCCTTTGTGTTTAATATCTTTTTTTATACGGTGGTAAGAGAGCGGTTATATCTTATGCACTCACTGTTGCTTTTTGCCATGTTTATTGCTTATCTGCATATTCCGCTGAGAGATTTCTTTTTTAAAGAAAATACTGTAGTTCCGCTTATTACCGGGTTTATAAACAGAACGTTTTTGTTTTATTTGTTTGTTTATACGCTGCTCATGATCTTAAGGACAAAAAAACATTACCCTAAAATATATAAGGTTGCCGTTGCCGGAGCCACCGTTTTTTTACTGGCAAGCCTGTACCGAAACTTTTTTTATGATATTAACTTTATTGTCAGTACTGTATTTGTAATTCGTATTTTTCTTTTGTTACTCCTTTTCGGGATAATAATAGCTGACCTTTTCCAAAAACGTTCAGCGGCAAAATTGGTTGCGCTGGCTATATTTCCGTTTATTTTAATATTTACATTTTTTCTGTTTACAGATATTGGCGTAGACCCTAACGAATATTTTATAAGCTTTTCAATTGTTTGGGCAGTGGTTACCATATCGTGGTCTTTGTTTAACAGGTATAGGTATTTACAGGTACAAAATGCTAAACATGCCCTGGATAAAGAACGACTGGCAAGAGAAAAAGAGGAAGAACGAAATGAACTTATTGCAAAGCAAAATATACTTTTAGAGCAGCAGGTGGCACAGCGTACAGCCGCCCTTGAAAATTCGCTTGCAGAACTAAAGCTTACCCAAAACCAGCTTATACAGTCAGAAAAAATGGCAAGCCTTGGAGAGCTTACAGCCGGTATTGCCCACGAGATACAAAACCCTTTAAACTTTGTAAACAACTTTAGCGATGTGAGTATAGAGCTTTTACAGGAGCTTAAAGAAGAAGTTGAAAAGGGCGATACTAATGAAGTGAATGTCATAGCAGATGACGTAATGCAGAATCTTGAAAAAATAGCCCACCACGGCCGCCGTGCAGATGGTATTGTAAAAGGGATGTTGCAACACAGCCGCACATCATCGGGGGTTAAAGAGCCAACAGATATTAATGCCCTGGCAGATGAATACCTTCGCCTTGCATACCACGGACTGCGTGCAAAAGATAAGAGCTTTAATGCCGAACTGGTTACTGATTTTGGCAGCAGCCTGGCAAAAGCCAATGTAATTCCGCAGGATATGGGCAGGGTATTGCTCAACCTTTTTACCAATGCCTTTTATGCAACACAGCAAAAAACTAAACTTCATACAGTAAACAGCAGCCAGCCACAGTTAGCAAACTACAAGCCTGTGATTACAGTAAGTACAAAACAGGTAGGTAATACAGTCGAAATTACAGTAACAGACAACGGAACCGGTATACCCGATGCTATAAAAGATAAGATACTTCAGCCGTTTTTTACTACTAAACCCACGGGTCAGGGTACCGGCCTGGGCTTGAGCCTTAGCTATGATATTGTGGTTAAGGGGCATGGCGGTACCATAGATATTTTGTCTGAAGAAGGGAACTTTACTACATTTACAATCAAACTACCATTATAA
- a CDS encoding sialate O-acetylesterase: MKLNFKNALVALCLSVGISSAYAKVTLPTFFTDNMVLQQKATVPFFGTSTAGSVKVTTSWDKKEYKATTASGKWEVLLSTPVYGGPYTITIDDGTKTVLKNILIGEVWLCSGQSNMEMPLEGWGKINNYAQEIKNADYPQIRLLQAEHVNNEKPQEAIALQHGGWQVCSPATIADFSSTAYFFARKIYKEKHIPIGLIHSSWGGTVIEAWISAEALSKIKDFTEDLEVLKDADAKKAMEVKYNAQLSQWNAALAAKEEGMKDNKALWADTAYNDAAWGEVPVPSFYEKNVLPGFDGTVWYRKTFTLDKAKKQDGTLELSVDDDDIVWVNGVKIGETKGYNLKRTYKVPASVLKAGKNVVTVHVFDSGGDGGIYGPDDIKISFGGKDDISLVGNWKYKVGVSNKDLPATPRLPQGPNRPTVLYNAMIYPIQKYKIAGAIWYQGESNAERAKQYQRLFPIMINDWRKQFGNEKLPFYFVQLANYKQVKDQPAPSDWAELREAQYKTLNLPFTGMAVITDIGDANDIHPKNKQEVGERLALIALAQTYGTKVAYSGPLYKSFKKEGKTISIDFLHTKGITAKGGNLKGFEIAGADKVFHWADAKIEGNHIVVSSSLVPNPEAVRYNWADNPQGNLVNQSGLPASSFRTDAWPGLTDNNK; encoded by the coding sequence ATGAAATTAAATTTTAAAAATGCCCTGGTGGCGCTGTGCCTTTCTGTGGGCATATCTTCGGCGTATGCCAAAGTAACGCTGCCTACTTTTTTTACCGATAATATGGTATTGCAGCAAAAAGCCACGGTACCGTTTTTTGGCACGAGTACAGCAGGCTCAGTAAAAGTTACTACCTCATGGGATAAGAAAGAATATAAGGCCACTACGGCTTCGGGCAAATGGGAAGTGCTTTTAAGTACGCCTGTTTACGGCGGACCCTATACCATAACTATTGACGACGGTACTAAAACCGTACTCAAAAATATACTTATTGGCGAGGTGTGGCTGTGTTCTGGTCAAAGTAATATGGAGATGCCATTAGAGGGCTGGGGTAAGATAAATAACTATGCCCAGGAAATTAAAAATGCCGATTATCCGCAAATACGCCTATTGCAGGCAGAACACGTAAATAACGAAAAGCCACAGGAAGCCATAGCATTGCAACACGGCGGATGGCAGGTATGCAGCCCTGCAACCATAGCCGATTTTAGCAGTACGGCTTACTTTTTTGCCCGAAAAATATACAAAGAAAAACATATTCCCATAGGATTGATACACAGCAGCTGGGGCGGTACGGTTATAGAAGCATGGATTAGTGCAGAGGCACTAAGTAAAATAAAAGATTTTACCGAAGACCTTGAGGTACTTAAAGATGCCGATGCCAAAAAGGCTATGGAGGTAAAGTACAATGCCCAGTTATCCCAGTGGAATGCTGCGCTCGCTGCTAAGGAAGAAGGCATGAAAGACAATAAAGCCTTATGGGCAGATACTGCATATAACGATGCCGCGTGGGGAGAAGTACCGGTGCCTTCTTTTTATGAAAAGAATGTATTGCCCGGTTTTGACGGTACGGTATGGTACCGCAAAACGTTTACATTAGACAAAGCTAAAAAACAGGATGGTACTCTTGAACTGTCTGTAGACGATGACGACATTGTATGGGTAAACGGAGTAAAAATTGGAGAAACAAAGGGATATAACCTTAAGAGGACGTATAAAGTTCCGGCATCGGTATTAAAGGCGGGTAAGAATGTTGTTACCGTACACGTGTTTGACAGCGGCGGCGATGGTGGTATCTATGGGCCGGACGACATTAAAATAAGCTTTGGTGGTAAAGACGATATTTCGCTTGTAGGCAACTGGAAATATAAAGTGGGTGTTTCTAATAAAGACCTGCCGGCTACTCCAAGGCTTCCGCAGGGGCCAAACAGGCCAACAGTGCTATATAATGCCATGATCTACCCAATACAGAAGTATAAAATAGCGGGAGCTATATGGTACCAGGGCGAAAGCAATGCAGAGAGGGCTAAACAATATCAAAGGCTTTTCCCTATCATGATAAACGACTGGCGCAAGCAGTTTGGTAATGAGAAGCTGCCGTTCTACTTTGTGCAGCTTGCAAATTACAAGCAGGTAAAAGACCAGCCGGCACCGTCTGACTGGGCAGAACTAAGAGAGGCGCAGTATAAAACGCTTAACCTGCCGTTTACCGGTATGGCCGTTATTACTGACATTGGAGATGCTAACGACATTCACCCAAAAAACAAGCAGGAAGTAGGCGAGCGTCTTGCCCTTATAGCGCTTGCGCAAACGTATGGTACCAAAGTGGCTTATTCAGGACCTTTGTACAAGTCGTTTAAAAAAGAAGGTAAAACCATAAGCATTGACTTTTTACATACCAAAGGCATAACCGCTAAAGGCGGCAACTTAAAAGGATTTGAAATAGCCGGAGCAGATAAGGTATTTCATTGGGCAGATGCTAAAATAGAGGGCAACCACATCGTGGTATCATCATCACTTGTGCCAAATCCCGAAGCAGTGCGCTACAACTGGGCAGACAACCCACAGGGCAATCTGGTTAATCAGTCAGGACTGCCTGCATCATCGTTCCGCACAGATGCCTGGCCGGGACTTACGGATAATAACAAATAA
- a CDS encoding vWA domain-containing protein — MKRSITMAGLLLITSLCFAGCKQDSSPDSALTLAQTDPQAVTAPSNKIQVALLLDTSNSMDGLIEQAKSRLWNIVNTLTTLKYEGQSPEIQIALYEYGNDGLDASGNYIRQVAPLTTDLDVISEKLFTLKTNGGSEYCGAVIQEATQKLLWGNRPADMKLVYIAGNEGFNQGRISYKEAISDAFKKEIFVNTIYCGSQREGVELLWKDGADIAKGKYFNIDSNRAIEYIDTPYDDRISECNKRMNDTYVNYGAQGDYKKGKQLEQDSNAEVISKANYTERAVSKSKKVYKNDSWDLVDKVKEDKDAFKKIKKEELPKELQNKSTAEVEAYVKQKATDREKLQKEIGELAKKRQEYIDTEAKKSKKQDDLGNAIAVSIEGLAKQKGYTIDKTL; from the coding sequence ATGAAACGATCTATCACCATGGCCGGACTCCTTTTAATAACAAGCCTTTGCTTTGCAGGCTGTAAACAGGACAGTTCGCCCGACTCCGCCCTTACCTTGGCACAAACCGATCCGCAAGCCGTAACAGCACCTTCAAACAAAATACAGGTGGCGCTACTTTTGGATACTTCTAACAGTATGGATGGGCTAATAGAGCAAGCCAAGTCAAGGCTCTGGAATATTGTAAACACTCTAACCACGCTAAAGTATGAGGGGCAGTCGCCAGAGATACAAATAGCGCTTTATGAATATGGTAACGACGGTTTGGATGCCTCCGGCAATTATATAAGGCAGGTAGCTCCCCTTACAACAGATCTTGATGTAATCTCAGAAAAGCTTTTTACGCTGAAAACCAATGGCGGGTCTGAATATTGTGGTGCTGTAATACAGGAGGCTACACAAAAACTTTTGTGGGGCAATCGCCCAGCCGATATGAAACTGGTTTACATAGCAGGAAATGAGGGTTTTAACCAGGGTCGCATTAGTTATAAAGAAGCCATAAGCGATGCGTTTAAAAAAGAAATTTTTGTAAATACCATATACTGCGGCAGTCAGCGCGAAGGTGTTGAACTGCTATGGAAAGACGGTGCAGATATTGCAAAGGGCAAATACTTCAACATCGACTCTAACAGGGCAATTGAATATATTGATACGCCTTATGATGACAGGATAAGTGAGTGCAACAAACGCATGAACGATACTTATGTAAACTATGGTGCGCAGGGCGATTATAAAAAGGGCAAGCAGCTGGAACAGGATAGTAATGCTGAGGTAATATCTAAGGCCAATTATACCGAACGTGCCGTGAGTAAGTCTAAAAAGGTATATAAAAACGACAGCTGGGATCTTGTAGATAAGGTAAAAGAAGATAAAGATGCCTTTAAGAAAATTAAGAAAGAGGAACTGCCAAAAGAGTTGCAAAACAAATCGACCGCAGAGGTGGAAGCTTACGTAAAACAGAAGGCTACAGACCGCGAAAAGCTACAGAAAGAGATAGGGGAACTGGCTAAGAAAAGGCAGGAATACATTGACACCGAAGCTAAAAAAAGCAAAAAACAGGATGACTTAGGCAATGCTATAGCGGTTTCTATCGAAGGGCTTGCAAAGCAAAAAGGTTATACAATAGATAAAACCCTATAA
- a CDS encoding sensor histidine kinase, producing MKKIAFLLFLLSFISVAAQQRWPEAYIVQSDSAKYVDIPDDNWQRLNTYEEHITLKQVASTKYDTMFAKAKSSRREFFKCYSWVRYKIKNTDTKNVLFTFSANKGRQDFYVKAEGNKWIHYVAGDMVPWSERSGIKDISEVPFELAPGQEVFVYIDMGQITAFNDIQPSIGNYFKVIEEHYLKAELYQRDDVISFGFFGFIIFAMIFNLFFYYVNREKVYFVFSLLLLFSALLLGKEVLSSLWFNEYRQLYTFFMVFTVTGFIIMLLNTTRFFFRVNVHFKGWDMFLRYYSIFVGFAGVFVYMGLINKWFIFLIVVATLVGLAGFAFIVALIVMLISLLKKKDKEARLFVTAALPFLVSPILNAIIPSQWVYTMCGVWTILALSWGMFARYKRLHEENARAALEREEERNRLVAAQKEELEILVEVRTAALQQSLEDLKQTQNQLIQSEKMASLGELTAGIAHEIQNPLNFVNNFSDVSIELLDEMGEELDKGDTEEAKAIAGDIKQNLEKIAHHGRRADGIVKGMLQHSRASSGNKEAADINKLTDEYLRLAYHGLRAKDKSFNADLVTNFTDNLPQPRIVPQDVGRVLLNMFTNAFYAMQEKGKQSQSVNYKPVVTVSTKQVGNTIEITVKDNGTGIPDEIKDKIMQPFFTTKPTGQGTGLGLSLSYDIIVKAHGGNININSVEGEGTEFIITLPV from the coding sequence ATGAAAAAAATTGCATTTCTTTTATTCCTTTTAAGCTTTATTTCTGTTGCGGCACAACAGCGATGGCCGGAGGCTTACATTGTTCAGTCTGATTCGGCGAAATATGTAGATATTCCCGATGATAACTGGCAACGCCTTAATACATATGAGGAGCATATTACGCTAAAGCAGGTAGCAAGCACCAAATATGACACAATGTTTGCCAAGGCTAAAAGTTCCCGCAGAGAATTTTTTAAATGTTATTCGTGGGTACGGTACAAGATAAAAAATACAGACACAAAAAATGTATTGTTTACATTTTCTGCAAATAAGGGCAGACAGGACTTTTATGTAAAGGCCGAAGGTAATAAATGGATACACTATGTGGCCGGTGATATGGTACCCTGGAGTGAAAGAAGTGGTATAAAAGACATTTCAGAAGTTCCGTTTGAACTGGCACCCGGTCAGGAAGTATTTGTTTATATCGATATGGGGCAGATAACAGCGTTCAATGATATTCAGCCTTCTATAGGAAATTACTTTAAGGTTATTGAAGAACACTATCTTAAAGCCGAACTGTACCAGCGGGATGATGTTATCTCCTTTGGGTTTTTTGGGTTTATCATTTTTGCCATGATCTTTAATCTGTTCTTTTATTATGTAAACAGAGAAAAGGTATATTTTGTGTTTTCGTTGTTGTTGCTTTTTTCGGCATTGCTTTTAGGTAAAGAAGTTTTATCATCATTATGGTTTAATGAGTACAGGCAGCTGTATACATTTTTCATGGTCTTTACCGTTACCGGATTTATTATTATGCTTCTTAATACTACCCGCTTCTTTTTCAGGGTAAATGTACATTTTAAGGGTTGGGATATGTTCCTTAGGTACTACTCAATATTTGTGGGGTTTGCAGGTGTTTTTGTTTATATGGGGCTTATAAATAAATGGTTTATATTTCTTATAGTAGTAGCTACACTTGTAGGGCTTGCAGGTTTTGCATTTATAGTAGCACTTATAGTAATGCTTATTTCGTTACTAAAGAAAAAAGATAAAGAAGCCCGACTGTTTGTAACGGCTGCCCTTCCGTTTTTAGTAAGCCCGATATTAAACGCCATTATACCGTCGCAATGGGTGTACACTATGTGTGGTGTCTGGACAATACTTGCCCTGTCGTGGGGAATGTTTGCCCGTTATAAAAGACTGCACGAAGAAAATGCACGTGCCGCGCTTGAACGTGAAGAAGAGCGTAACCGCCTTGTAGCAGCCCAAAAAGAGGAACTCGAAATACTTGTAGAAGTGCGCACTGCCGCTTTACAGCAATCACTTGAAGACCTTAAGCAAACCCAGAACCAGCTTATTCAGTCAGAAAAAATGGCAAGCCTTGGAGAACTTACTGCCGGTATAGCCCACGAGATACAAAACCCGCTAAACTTTGTAAATAACTTTAGCGATGTAAGTATTGAACTGCTTGATGAAATGGGTGAGGAGCTGGACAAAGGCGATACCGAAGAAGCAAAAGCCATAGCAGGAGATATTAAGCAAAACCTTGAAAAAATAGCCCACCATGGCCGCCGTGCCGATGGTATTGTAAAAGGCATGCTTCAGCATAGCCGTGCCAGCTCTGGTAATAAGGAAGCTGCCGATATTAACAAACTTACCGATGAGTACTTACGACTGGCTTACCATGGCCTGCGAGCCAAGGATAAATCGTTTAATGCTGATCTTGTAACAAACTTTACCGATAACCTTCCGCAGCCCCGCATAGTGCCGCAGGATGTGGGCCGGGTGCTGCTTAATATGTTTACAAATGCTTTTTATGCCATGCAGGAAAAAGGTAAACAATCTCAATCTGTAAATTACAAGCCTGTTGTTACAGTAAGTACCAAGCAGGTGGGTAATACAATAGAGATTACCGTTAAAGATAACGGTACCGGTATTCCTGATGAAATTAAGGATAAGATAATGCAACCGTTTTTTACTACTAAGCCCACCGGGCAGGGTACAGGCCTTGGGCTGTCTTTAAGTTATGATATAATAGTTAAGGCACACGGCGGAAACATAAACATTAACAGTGTTGAAGGCGAAGGCACAGAATTTATAATTACACTGCCGGTTTAG